A stretch of the Thalassotalea euphylliae genome encodes the following:
- a CDS encoding YeeE/YedE family protein has protein sequence MVEVNSQVIVSALSGGVLIGLSAVLMMLLFGKIAGISGAFGQLITISKGSLKTAASSWQFYFLIGLALGGWLYSKAFGINFDMRENFSTSLLILSGILVGFGTQLGNGCTSGHGVCGIARLSIRSILATCLFMGSAIVTVYLVKL, from the coding sequence GGTGTACTCATTGGTTTAAGCGCCGTTTTAATGATGCTGCTATTTGGAAAAATAGCTGGAATTAGCGGTGCATTTGGTCAACTGATAACGATTAGCAAAGGTTCATTGAAAACAGCTGCATCAAGCTGGCAGTTCTACTTTCTTATTGGTTTGGCACTTGGTGGCTGGCTGTATAGTAAAGCTTTCGGTATTAACTTCGACATGCGAGAAAATTTCTCCACTAGCTTGCTTATTCTTTCAGGAATATTGGTCGGTTTTGGTACACAACTTGGCAACGGTTGTACTAGCGGTCACGGCGTTTGTGGCATCGCCCGATTATCGATACGTTCTATCCTAGCCACTTGTCTGTTTATGGGAAGCGCAATAGTTACCGTGTATTTAGTTAAGCTCTAA
- a CDS encoding DUF6691 family protein has product MKPIIALSIGVLFGFGLTLAQMTNPLAVIGFLDITGKWDIRLAFVMCAALLITLVGYRILFSKLNKPLLSLKFRLPNKSNIDSQLIIGSIIFGVGWGLSGYCPGPAIAGITINPRESLIFILAMFVGVKAHHLSVEIQRKVKIAQ; this is encoded by the coding sequence ATGAAACCGATCATTGCGCTAAGTATTGGCGTCTTATTTGGCTTTGGTTTAACCCTGGCACAAATGACCAACCCGCTAGCCGTTATTGGCTTTTTAGATATCACAGGAAAATGGGATATTCGACTTGCCTTTGTTATGTGTGCGGCACTACTTATTACGTTAGTTGGCTATCGTATTTTATTCAGTAAACTCAATAAGCCTTTGCTATCGCTTAAATTTCGTTTACCCAATAAAAGTAACATCGACAGTCAACTTATCATAGGTTCAATAATATTCGGCGTAGGTTGGGGGTTAAGTGGATACTGTCCAGGGCCAGCGATCGCAGGAATCACAATTAACCCAAGAGAAAGCCTCATTTTTATACTGGCCATGTTCGTCGGCGTTAAAGCTCATCACCTCAGCGTTGAAATTCAGCGTAAAGTTAAAATAGCCCAGTAG
- a CDS encoding DUF3718 domain-containing protein, whose amino-acid sequence MKKLLLVPAIALISSVSVTPAANASDVAQSLCEYVSADNKKRLRSFLKSNNLKIRSVFDGVQCNGQNLLAFASEKSAVKTGSLMISKLPKSKVKDAMASITDATLIEAANKRVNG is encoded by the coding sequence ATGAAAAAATTATTGCTAGTTCCTGCAATCGCGTTAATCTCTTCTGTATCTGTTACTCCAGCGGCAAACGCTTCAGACGTTGCTCAAAGCCTATGTGAGTATGTGTCAGCAGATAACAAAAAGCGTTTACGTTCTTTCCTAAAAAGTAATAACCTTAAAATTCGTTCAGTATTTGACGGTGTTCAGTGTAACGGTCAAAACTTATTAGCATTCGCATCAGAGAAAAGCGCAGTAAAAACTGGTTCATTAATGATCAGCAAGTTACCAAAATCAAAAGTAAAAGATGCAATGGCATCAATTACTGACGCTACTTTGATTGAAGCTGCTAACAAGCGCGTAAATGGCTAA
- a CDS encoding RNA-binding S4 domain-containing protein, whose protein sequence is MRKIFYIADKNMANVYLVEIDQQPIELYKLLKIADLVSGGGEAKVLIAEGYVLLNNEVEFQKRKKVYDGDYIQLGDNIIEVQYVAPEYEPQLVESALQENELVESGQENSDGDEPFAYQNTEPKPRQAATKQQATGVNKNSSKSKSKAAKSKTSAFNKGKKKNSNEPADSSGKKSDKNSGKRRAISF, encoded by the coding sequence ATGCGAAAAATTTTTTATATCGCTGATAAAAATATGGCAAACGTCTACTTAGTTGAAATTGATCAACAACCTATCGAACTCTATAAACTGCTAAAAATTGCTGATTTAGTGTCTGGTGGTGGTGAAGCAAAAGTATTGATCGCAGAAGGTTACGTATTGCTAAATAATGAAGTGGAATTTCAAAAGCGTAAAAAAGTTTACGATGGTGATTATATCCAACTAGGCGATAACATCATTGAAGTGCAATATGTGGCGCCTGAGTATGAGCCACAGTTAGTTGAATCTGCTTTGCAAGAAAATGAGCTGGTAGAAAGCGGACAAGAAAACAGCGACGGAGATGAACCATTTGCCTATCAAAATACCGAGCCTAAGCCACGCCAAGCAGCAACTAAACAGCAAGCAACAGGCGTTAACAAAAACTCAAGCAAATCAAAATCTAAAGCAGCTAAATCAAAAACTTCAGCTTTTAATAAAGGCAAGAAGAAAAATTCAAACGAGCCAGCCGACAGTTCAGGTAAAAAATCCGATAAAAACTCAGGGAAAAGGCGCGCTATTTCGTTTTAA
- a CDS encoding GNAT family N-acetyltransferase, which produces MAVEIRKVDYHNAQQMAELITLLDQYAQDPMGGGEALSPDTKQNLAAALQQRNFMTSLIAYVDDQPAGLANCIESFSTFACKPILNIHDMAVNSEFRGLGLSQKLLAAVETLAREKGCSKVTLEVLTGNKVAMSAYEKFGFTGYELDPAMGKAEFWEKKLK; this is translated from the coding sequence ATGGCAGTCGAAATACGTAAGGTCGATTATCACAACGCACAGCAAATGGCAGAGCTGATCACATTGCTAGATCAATATGCTCAAGATCCCATGGGCGGTGGTGAAGCGTTATCACCGGATACTAAGCAAAATTTGGCGGCAGCATTGCAACAGCGCAACTTTATGACCAGCTTGATCGCCTATGTCGATGACCAGCCAGCGGGCTTAGCCAACTGTATCGAAAGCTTCTCTACCTTTGCTTGTAAGCCTATCCTTAATATTCACGATATGGCGGTAAATAGTGAATTTCGTGGTTTAGGCTTAAGCCAAAAATTATTGGCTGCGGTTGAAACACTTGCCAGAGAAAAAGGCTGTAGCAAGGTGACGCTCGAAGTACTAACAGGCAATAAAGTGGCGATGAGCGCTTATGAAAAATTTGGCTTTACAGGTTACGAGTTAGATCCAGCCATGGGCAAAGCCGAATTTTGGGAGAAAAAGCTTAAATAG